In the Desulfosporosinus acidiphilus SJ4 genome, AAGGACTGGCCTATTTACGTGGGTTGGGGGTTTCGGTAGAAGATCTTAGGCAGGGAATTGTCCGCAATGAAGAAAAGTGTGTGATGTGCGGAGCATGTACTGGACTTTGCCCGACAGGGGCCTTATACCTAGAGCGCCCATCCATGGAAGTTCATTTTGATGAAGATCAGTGCATTGTCTGCATGCTTTGCACTAAAATTTGTCCCATGCGGGCCATGGAGGTTCATCTCTAAGTGGACTTTACAGAACGCACATACCGCCAGCGGCACCGGCAAGATGATCTTCTGCATTTTCAAGTCACGGTCCAAGAAACTGATCTGGATATTGGAGTGCGCAGAGAACGATTTTCCCGAGAATTGGTGGAATGGATCGAAGAAACAATCAGAGCTTGCCGAAAACCACTAGAAACTTATATTCAGCAGGATTCGGAATTTCTAAAAGCATTAACTCCCTATGAAGTACCAGAAGATGCCCCGGCCATCGTGAAAACTATGGCAGAAGCCGGACGAATGGCCGGGGTTGGCCCTATGGCGGCTGTAGCTGGGGCTGTGGCAGAGTGGGTGGGCAAAGCAATAGCTAAACGTTCTCGGGATGTTATTGTCGAAAACGGCGGGGATATTTTCATGAAAACAACTCGTTTTCGCAAAGTAGGAATCTTCGCCGGGGACTCTCCCCTGTCAAATCGGATAGCTCTTGAAGTCCATCCGGAACAAACTCCTCTTGGGATTTGCACGTCCTCCGGCAAAGTGGGGCCATCGTTAAGTTTCGGAAAAGCCGATGCCGTAGTCGTTCTTTCATCCTCTGTGGCTTTGGCCGATGCTGTGGCAACAGCTTGTGGTAATCTTGTGCAATCGGAGCGGGATTTGGAAAAGGCCGTCAACTTTGCCTCTCAAATCCCAGGAATTAGCGGGTGTTTGGCTATCAAGAAAGATCAGTTAGCTGCCTGGGGAACTATGAAAATAGTTCCCATGAAAGTATAAATTGATTAAAGTTTTACCGAAATAATTAAACCAATCAGGTAAACAATATAGTGAGTTATTAGTTATATTCTAAAGTCTCTATGATTAAAATGATAAAAGTATTAAAAAAGTATAAACAAATAAAAAAGTATTAACGAATAAAAACAGGATGGCAAATATGACATAAATATAATGAAAATAAAGAAACCTTAGCTTTCGCTAAGATACTGTCTTCGCAAAAATTAGCAGTCTTGCAGCCTCTGGCGAAAGCGGCAGATTTGGTTTGACTTATGCTAGAAGACGAAGACACTGTCTCGCACCTATTAACTCTTCTTGCAGTCTTTAACAGAAGGTTATACTTTCTGATAGGCATAAAAAAGGCCTCCCCGTCGGGAGGTTTTAGTTTTGCGCAATTATCTTTATCTTTCATCTTTTTGATCCTTTGTACAACCCTAATTTAGCACGAAATACGAAAGGAATCAATGCCCATTTTTTGGCTGACTTTTTCTTACAAATATTATAGAAATTAGTTTTGTCAAGGAGATAATTAATCATTTTTTTTTTGATCTTTAACGGTAACTCGAGTGCTAATTATAATGATTGCAGGATAGGATAAATTGAATAAAAATGCCCAAGACAGGGGGCTGGTTATGAGTAAGATGTCAGAACTCATGGATTTTCCGGAAAATTGGCTGCCTATTGGCGGAAATCTCGCATCCAATTGGAATTTTAACCAGGATTCACAGGATCAATTTTGCTTAGAGATTTCTAATTCGGGAAGCAATAGAGCGGGAATTATCCAAACCGAAAATAATTGTTTAGAGGTTCGCGGCAACAAACGCTGGTTTATATGTGGAGTTTATCAAAGCGAATACCCGAACGTAAAGGCCTATGTGCGGCTCTATCCCATATTTGCAAATGGAGATGTGCCGTTACCATGGATGTTTTGCTTTAACTCAAGGTCAAAAACTGGAAAAACGTTTGAATTTAGGCACTTTATTAATATCGATCCGAAGATTGTAGCTCTGCGTCTGGAGACGGGAATTATCGGATCCGGTCAGCTCATAATCAGTAAATTAATTGCTTATCCCATGATCCCAAGACATTATCGAGGAATCTACAAAGTTGAACCGGTAAAACAGGTGGATCATATCCACTCAATTGGAGAGATTCTTAAACCGGTCCGGCTTGCGGCACCAATTCCCTTAAACATTCCCGTTAATGTTCAAGCGAGGGTTGATAGTGATATTCGTAATTTAACTTCACAGCGTGACAGGGTACAAATCTATGGAAGCAGCCATGTGCCTTTGGCGACAACCGGTACCGGCCGGGTCCAAGCGGAAATCAGCGGCCATGGATTTCAAGAAAGTATTGAAGAGGCAGAAGTCGGTCAGACGATCTCATATTCAACGATTCGTGATGTTTCAGCACTTTCCCGGTATTCTTTTGCTGTTTACAATAGGGGATCACAGCCTGCCAATGTGCAGGTTGAGCTGAGTCCCGATGGCCTACACTGGCTGAAGGTGGGGAAGAGAGAAAGGGTGGAACCGGAAACCTTGATTATGATTCCCCCCCAAGAATTCCTGCGCTATACTCGTGTAAGCTGTGAGGCGGAAGGTTTAACCACCTTAAGAATTTGGGTTCAAGCTCAAAATTAAACGCAAAAACATAGCATGTAAGGAGTGAATTTCACTAGTTTATTACGTAAAAGGTGGGGCGGAAATGGCTTTAGTGAATCAGGTCTATAATAGTCATTTCCTGTTAGGTCAAGAAAACCGTCCGGATTTTCCTGATGGCTGGGTTCAAGCAGGTGGAGACAGTGCTACAACGTGGGAATGGCTTGGCTCTCCTCAGGGATCAAGGGCCGTGGAGATCATTCATCCGTCGGGGCCAAGAGCAGGGATTAGCTTAGGAAATGATGTTTTAGTCCCGGCGGGAGAAAGTCAGCGCTGGGAACTTAAAGTTGTTCTTCAGGCTGAACCAAGCGGAATTCCTTGTTACATCCGTATCTACCTTGGTGCCGTAAGTCAGCTCCAATTTGCTGTGCGCCCGGAATCGGAGCCGGAATCTTTTACGCGAGTTTTTGCGACGCCTGTTGGGGTCACAGCCCTTAGGATTGAAGTAGGGATTTTGGGAGCGGGAAGTCTGACAATTCACGAGGTTCAGGCCTGGAGGCTGTACCCTGAGCGAGAATTACGCTTAGATGATAAAGGACAAGTGTATGTTCGCCATATCGACTCTCTTGGGAAAATTCAAACGCCGGTATCGGTGAATGTTATTAACAAGACCCCCCTGCCCGTTGATATAAGAACACCTATAAAAACGGAGCTGCGTAATCTGATGCCTTCTCGCGATGGTGTGAAAATTTTCAGCAGCGAAGGTGCCCCTATTATCTCAAAACCTGATGGTTCACTTCCGGTAACGGTGTCAGGAAGAAAATTTCTTCAACGAGTGGAGATGGTAAGCTCCAGAGATATGGGTTCGACCGTTACGAACGATGTCTCTGAAGCAACTGTCTATTCTTATGCAATATATAATATGGGAATCGAAGAAAGTCTCGTTCAACTCCAAATAAGTCCTGATGGAGTGATTTGGACTGCAGATGATGTGGACAGAGAAGTTTTGCCGGGTGATCTTATTGTGATTACTCCTAACTATTTCCTTCGTTATATTCGTCTGGCATATCAAGCACAGATTCCCGGGTCTATGATTTCTTTAATGATTTGGTTTCAAAGCCAAAATTAGGAAGTTTATCATGAACGAATTGTTCTCCCTCAAAATATACTGGATTACATGAGAGGCTCGTATATAGAGGGGTGTTTGGCTATGGATGGTTTAGCTTTAATTTTTATTTTGGCCGTAGTGGTGGAAAAAATAGTTGAAATCTTTAAGGATATCGTTTATGCAATCCCATTTTTCCCGGATAAGTTTAGACCTTTAACTTTAGAACTTCTGAGTTTAGCTTGCGGATTAGTTCTTGCCTTTCAGTGTAACATCAACGCCTTACTATTGATCAATGTTAATACAACGAATCCAATCATAGGATTTATTATTACCGGCTTGGTCATTGGCAAGGGTGCTAATTTTGCTCATGATTTTTTTCATACGGTGGGAAAAAATCGACTTTCTCCCAAGGTATAAGGTTGGGTGCCGGGTCTAAAATTGATTGATATTGTTCTAGTTTTCCATAGGTGCCCTCAGGATCAAGCTCTTTATAACGGTAGTATTTAGCTAAACGGTCTTGCGGTCTGATCCAGCCAAGATGTTTGATTCGGAGAGGGCTGGCGGCGCTTCGTAATTCAATAATATTAACTGGAAACCTTCCGCAGTGTTGGGGGGTTTCCCGCCATTTTGCCTGAAACCCTTGAACATTGCGAACAATAAAGGGACGATACCAATGGTGAGCCTGCCAGAGTGAGTCATCACGGTAGTGAGTTTCAGTCCATAGATCATAAAGACGAAAGCTATAATAATCGACATCTTGGGAGTACTTTAGCAATTCTCTCAAGTGGCTTGGAGCATTTTCCTCAAACAGTTCATCAGCATCTAAAATGACAATCCACTCTGAATTGGAAGACAGAGCCATTTCCCAGAGTTGCTTGCGGAGAAAAATTTCGTTATGAAACATGGGTTTGTGGTTAGAATGGAGAGTTAAAGGAATTCCCCGAAGGAGTTCCCGACAGAGATGAACAGTATTGTCTACACTGGCGTCATCTAATATTACTGCCTGGTCGATATACTCTGTTGCTTGCTTAAGGACTCTTTCAAGATACCGGTCGGATTCATTGCGTACCAGCATAGCCAGCGTAATTTTTCCCTTTTCAACATGAACCTGCGGATGGGAATTCAACTGTGAAAGCTTTTGTTGGGAAGGGAGTGGCGGAATTTCGTTGAGACTGATAACTTGTTGTAATTCTGCTAGAGTTTCTTTGTAGTTTTGTAATTTTTCCAGTTCAGATTCCCGATAGATATGAAACGGCGGGTAATGAGTGTCAGCGAAGAGCTCAAGGCCCAAAGCTGCAGCTCTTATACAGAAGTGGCGATCTTCGCCGGTCAGCCCCAAATTATAGATCTCCTGAAACGATACGCCTTGTTCCAGAGCATGCCGGCTTATTAGTGTACAAGCGCCCAGGCCTCCGACTTTATAAGTTCCGGGACGGGAAAGCATTTGCATAAAGTCCTGTGTTCGGAGATTTGTTTCCTCTTCAGTAAGTGATTCATCTCTTCCCGAGGAATAGAGGGTATATTGATCGCGAATCCATACTTGTGGCAGAGGAATTAAGTCCGGGTTCCAACGAGTCCAAAAAACTTCGGAGACAATATCTTTATTGAGTGAAAGAAGATGAACAAGGGTATTAGGGTTAAGCCAGAGATCAGAATCTACGAGAAAAAGATAATCGAACATTTCGTCGAGGGCGAGTTTAATAAAATGATCTTTATAACAGGCAACCTTCCAAATGAGGTCCTCCCTCCAATGATGAGTAGTTTCATCGCGGAGATAATCCCCATTAAGGTTACCGGGATAAATTCGAACCTTAGGTTGATCTTGGGCAAATTGGGACAGGAGTTGGTGGTCATTTTGATCATCAATGAATGCAAAGTGGACTTCTAGATTTGTTGTCTTCAATTGAGTCAAAGAAGCAAGAAATTCGGAGAGAATTTTTTCATTTTGTTTGACGGGGCTGGCAATCAGAACCCGGTGTTTCATTGCTGTTTGTTCCTGCCTTTCCTTTGGGTAGTTATCACCATACATTATGCAATTGTTTTTAGCAGGAAGAGGGAATTCATATGATGTTTCAGCGAAAGGATGACTATCCATAGAAGCTTGAAGGATATTTGTGAGCAGACTTTTTGCCTGCTCATGGGTAAAAAGTCTAAGAGTGCCAATTTGGAGGCAGCGTTCTAGGTCTAATCTTGCCGCAGGGTGGTTCCTGAACAAGAAGTGTGCCGTTCCTCTAAGAAAGAGGAAATCCGCATGGTCTGGGTACATGATGAGTACCTTGTTTGCGAAACTTCGTAAGCTGACTACATCGCTTAACTGTAAATATCCAAGGGCCACATTTAATAACACATCTTCAAAGTATCCCTCACGGCCAGTCATGTTGGCGAGGGCTTTCGTCATGTGATTTAGTCCTGCCGCTATAGAGTTTTGCTGGTAGTATTCCAGTCCAAGACAGTAGAGAAGAAATGGGTTTCCGGAGTCTTTGAGTAATTCGTTTTGGATAATCTCGCAGTTGCGGGCGAACTTATTTTTTAATTTTAGACGGTCTTTAAGATAACCCGAGTGGTGAACTGTAAGATTGGCAGAGGTTAAGCCCGTGCCTCCCTTTCTTCTTAGGATAGCCGGAGTGACTTGTTCATGAATGGCTCCCTCAAATCGATACTCCGGTTTATTTCGAAATAAGCGCACTGCTTGATCTTCCGATTCTCCCAGTGACGGCCCCAGATAGCTTTTAATGGTTAGAAAATAGCCTTCCACTTGCCGATTATTTAAAAGCTCGAAAAAAGAATCTACGTTCACAGTCTGAAGTTCTTCATCAGCATCTAAAACCAAAATCCAGTCAGAAGAGGCATTCTCAAGGGAAAAATTTCTCGCGGCGGAGAAATCCCCGGTCCAAGCAAAAGGAATCACTTTTGCCCCCCAAGCAAGGGCTATATCGGGTGTTCTATCGTTACTTCCCGTATCTACCACAATCATCTCGTTCACTAAACCTTGGACACTTTTCAGGGAAGCGGGGAGGCAATCGGCTTCGTTTTTTACGATCATACATAGACTAACAGTTGACATATTCATTGACTCTCCACTCGCTTCCGAAAATTTTTATAAAGTTTTGTTTGAGGTTTTCCAGCCTTTGATCGTATCCCCTAAGAAGAAAAGATAAACCATTCTCAGAAGACTTCAAAAGAGTTTCCAGGGCTTCGCCCCAACGCTGAACAAAATGATTTGGGGATTTCCGAGAGGATGGGTGATTCAGGTAACGGAGGTAATCCTGATAGAGTTCAGTAGCCATGGGAATTGTTTCTCGCTCACGAATGTTGGGCAGGTCGGGTTGAATAGTACCTTTGTTATCTTGAACAATATTACGGATGATAGAAAGGAGAATGAATGCTTCACCTCGGTTTAAGGGGTTTCGCCAGAGATGGATGGCGGAGAGTTTTGCTTCCGGATAATTTCCGAGGAAGATTAAGGCAATGATGGAGAGAGTTTGAGCTGAGGAAAAATAAGATGAGTTCTTTGGTATTTGACGTAATAGGTTTAACCCCATGTTCAACCTTCCGGAATAAATGCAGTACTTGCCTAAATCTAAGAGAAAACGTTTATCTTCAAGAAAGCATTCTCTGTTAGAGTCAAGACAAAGGAAAGCTTCTTCAACATGGCCGGAAAGATAGAATAAGTTTGCCGCAGTGAGGCAGAGGATCGGATTTGCCAGGTATCCTTTTTGGGCTAGAATTTGATAACAATTTGCCGGACCTTTTTCACTGAGCAGGATCAAAATGAGAGGATAGAGGGGGTAGGGATACTTGGGATTGGTGTCGAGAGCAGTGACATAGGCATTGAAAGCCTCAGCTTTTTTGTCAAGTTTTTCATAGCAAAAACCAAGATGATAATGAGCTAAGAAACTTTCCGAACCTGTAAGATGACTAAACAATGCCGGGGGACTGCCGCAGAGGAGTGCGTGGTTAAACCATTTGAGGGCTGCAAGATATTCCCCCATCTCTTCCAGGAGAATTCCGCCGAAGTAAAAGATATCTGTGTAGATGGGGTAGCTGAGGCTTGCTTCAAGGCAGAGGCAAAAAGCTTCATCAGGTTTACCCAGCTCTCGCAAGCAAAGAATTAGATATTTCAAAGCCGGGGCACGAAAAAGGAGATTTTCATCACCGAGGCTGCGATAGGCTTTCTGTAAAAGGGGAAGAGCATAGCTTCCTTTGCCGAGCATGAGCCATTCGACTCCCAGATAATACTGCAAAAAGGGATTCAGGGGGTTTTCTTTTGATGCTTGGAGCAGTAAGCGAAGATTGCGGTTTCGCTTTTTATGCTGAACGCGCAGAGGAAGAGGTTTGTGCTCTATCAATGGACTTTGAGCAAGGCCAACCTTTTCCGGGTCGGGAATGGATACTTGTTCATGAATCTTTCCCACGTAACGATAGAGATCATTATTTTTGAATATTCTTATGACATAGAACGTATTAAATTCTCCGGTGGAATTCGAAATCGGGTTATGCAAAGGAAGTAAAAATGCTTCTTTGTCACCTGCATCCCTAATAAGCATCCGAAGACTGCCAGGTTCACCTTGGATAATTTCGTCGGCATCCAGAGATAAGATCCAGTCTCCTGCTGCCTGTTGAAGCGCAAAGTTGCGAGCAGCACTGAAATCTCCAGTCCAAGAAAAAGTATAAATTTGGTCGGTAAAACGCTGAGCAATGGTTAAGGTCTGATCCGTCGAGCCTGTGTCGACAATGATGATTTCGTCAACTTCATGGCGGACATGTTCCAGGCATTCAGCCAGAAAGGCAGCTTCATCTCTGACGATCATCGTTAGGCTAATCTTTGGCTTCATGATAATCAGAGCCTCCTTCTGCCAGCTTAACGAAGGTTTGATTGGCCGGGAATTTTGCCAAAGCTTCCTGCAGGATGTTCTGCCGCGAAGCGGTATAAAGATCAATAAGTCGCAGGTAAGGGCGGGGGGAGTTGGGATCCAATTTCAGGGCGACTTGGTAATCCTGTTCCGCTTCGAATAATTTACCTAGATGGGAATAGATTTCTGCACGTTGAAAATGAATTTCGGAGGTTGGTTTTTGTTCGAGTGCTGTATTTAAAAAAGGAAGGGCCTGAATTTCTTGTCCATAGTTCATAAAAATCTGGGCTATTTGCAGGGCATATTCACATAAGCATTCCGAAGTAATGGTTTGTAAGAAAAATAAGGCTCTCTCTATTTCTTGTAAATTGACGAGACGCTGAACAATATCCAGCAATAACAGCACGCCGTCTGAATTCAGGTTTATTTGCCCGGAAGGATTTGTTTTATCCTGTGTCATTAAAAACAAAGAGAGGACATTTTCCGTATTTTGTTCTAAACCCAGAGCATAGAGTTCTTTCCATATGGAGCGAACTTTGTGAGGCATATCTTGAAGCCAATAGCAAAACAAACGATTTAAAACA is a window encoding:
- a CDS encoding DUF6385 domain-containing protein, translating into MALVNQVYNSHFLLGQENRPDFPDGWVQAGGDSATTWEWLGSPQGSRAVEIIHPSGPRAGISLGNDVLVPAGESQRWELKVVLQAEPSGIPCYIRIYLGAVSQLQFAVRPESEPESFTRVFATPVGVTALRIEVGILGAGSLTIHEVQAWRLYPERELRLDDKGQVYVRHIDSLGKIQTPVSVNVINKTPLPVDIRTPIKTELRNLMPSRDGVKIFSSEGAPIISKPDGSLPVTVSGRKFLQRVEMVSSRDMGSTVTNDVSEATVYSYAIYNMGIEESLVQLQISPDGVIWTADDVDREVLPGDLIVITPNYFLRYIRLAYQAQIPGSMISLMIWFQSQN
- a CDS encoding glycosyltransferase family 2 protein, translated to MKPKISLTMIVRDEAAFLAECLEHVRHEVDEIIIVDTGSTDQTLTIAQRFTDQIYTFSWTGDFSAARNFALQQAAGDWILSLDADEIIQGEPGSLRMLIRDAGDKEAFLLPLHNPISNSTGEFNTFYVIRIFKNNDLYRYVGKIHEQVSIPDPEKVGLAQSPLIEHKPLPLRVQHKKRNRNLRLLLQASKENPLNPFLQYYLGVEWLMLGKGSYALPLLQKAYRSLGDENLLFRAPALKYLILCLRELGKPDEAFCLCLEASLSYPIYTDIFYFGGILLEEMGEYLAALKWFNHALLCGSPPALFSHLTGSESFLAHYHLGFCYEKLDKKAEAFNAYVTALDTNPKYPYPLYPLILILLSEKGPANCYQILAQKGYLANPILCLTAANLFYLSGHVEEAFLCLDSNRECFLEDKRFLLDLGKYCIYSGRLNMGLNLLRQIPKNSSYFSSAQTLSIIALIFLGNYPEAKLSAIHLWRNPLNRGEAFILLSIIRNIVQDNKGTIQPDLPNIRERETIPMATELYQDYLRYLNHPSSRKSPNHFVQRWGEALETLLKSSENGLSFLLRGYDQRLENLKQNFIKIFGSEWRVNEYVNC
- a CDS encoding DUF6385 domain-containing protein, with the protein product MSKMSELMDFPENWLPIGGNLASNWNFNQDSQDQFCLEISNSGSNRAGIIQTENNCLEVRGNKRWFICGVYQSEYPNVKAYVRLYPIFANGDVPLPWMFCFNSRSKTGKTFEFRHFINIDPKIVALRLETGIIGSGQLIISKLIAYPMIPRHYRGIYKVEPVKQVDHIHSIGEILKPVRLAAPIPLNIPVNVQARVDSDIRNLTSQRDRVQIYGSSHVPLATTGTGRVQAEISGHGFQESIEEAEVGQTISYSTIRDVSALSRYSFAVYNRGSQPANVQVELSPDGLHWLKVGKRERVEPETLIMIPPQEFLRYTRVSCEAEGLTTLRIWVQAQN
- a CDS encoding UPF0280 family protein encodes the protein MDFTERTYRQRHRQDDLLHFQVTVQETDLDIGVRRERFSRELVEWIEETIRACRKPLETYIQQDSEFLKALTPYEVPEDAPAIVKTMAEAGRMAGVGPMAAVAGAVAEWVGKAIAKRSRDVIVENGGDIFMKTTRFRKVGIFAGDSPLSNRIALEVHPEQTPLGICTSSGKVGPSLSFGKADAVVVLSSSVALADAVATACGNLVQSERDLEKAVNFASQIPGISGCLAIKKDQLAAWGTMKIVPMKV
- a CDS encoding glycosyltransferase family 2 protein encodes the protein MNMSTVSLCMIVKNEADCLPASLKSVQGLVNEMIVVDTGSNDRTPDIALAWGAKVIPFAWTGDFSAARNFSLENASSDWILVLDADEELQTVNVDSFFELLNNRQVEGYFLTIKSYLGPSLGESEDQAVRLFRNKPEYRFEGAIHEQVTPAILRRKGGTGLTSANLTVHHSGYLKDRLKLKNKFARNCEIIQNELLKDSGNPFLLYCLGLEYYQQNSIAAGLNHMTKALANMTGREGYFEDVLLNVALGYLQLSDVVSLRSFANKVLIMYPDHADFLFLRGTAHFLFRNHPAARLDLERCLQIGTLRLFTHEQAKSLLTNILQASMDSHPFAETSYEFPLPAKNNCIMYGDNYPKERQEQTAMKHRVLIASPVKQNEKILSEFLASLTQLKTTNLEVHFAFIDDQNDHQLLSQFAQDQPKVRIYPGNLNGDYLRDETTHHWREDLIWKVACYKDHFIKLALDEMFDYLFLVDSDLWLNPNTLVHLLSLNKDIVSEVFWTRWNPDLIPLPQVWIRDQYTLYSSGRDESLTEEETNLRTQDFMQMLSRPGTYKVGGLGACTLISRHALEQGVSFQEIYNLGLTGEDRHFCIRAAALGLELFADTHYPPFHIYRESELEKLQNYKETLAELQQVISLNEIPPLPSQQKLSQLNSHPQVHVEKGKITLAMLVRNESDRYLERVLKQATEYIDQAVILDDASVDNTVHLCRELLRGIPLTLHSNHKPMFHNEIFLRKQLWEMALSSNSEWIVILDADELFEENAPSHLRELLKYSQDVDYYSFRLYDLWTETHYRDDSLWQAHHWYRPFIVRNVQGFQAKWRETPQHCGRFPVNIIELRSAASPLRIKHLGWIRPQDRLAKYYRYKELDPEGTYGKLEQYQSILDPAPNLIPWEKVDFFPPYEKNHEQN
- a CDS encoding NIL domain-containing protein; the protein is MAPKRIVLRFGTDISVKPIVYRLVKDFDLVVNIVKADVNPQKEGTMVLEVTGEQSEEGLAYLRGLGVSVEDLRQGIVRNEEKCVMCGACTGLCPTGALYLERPSMEVHFDEDQCIVCMLCTKICPMRAMEVHL